A segment of the Manis javanica isolate MJ-LG chromosome 10, MJ_LKY, whole genome shotgun sequence genome:
tctctgcccagggctctgccttcctgcctccttcctgctcCGTGGTCCTCGGTTCGCATTCTCCAGTGCCTTTTCTGTAGGGTCTGCTCCCACCCCAGGACCCCAGGACCCCCAGCCCCGTCTCTGCAGTAGTCCTGTGCTGCCTCCTGGCCTGTCTCACTGTATCCGGGGCCCTATCCCATATCCCACACATTTTTAGCTATTCAAGGTCAAGCTTCAACATTTGTGCCATTAAGATAGTACACTTgtctaaaatttgaaatatttcagcCTTGAACGTCTGGGCTTGCCTGGTACTGGGATTTTCCCAGAATGTGGGAACTTCAGTGCTAAAATCAGGAAGATTCCAGGCAAATGGGCAGTGGGTTTCCTAAGCGTGCTATGAATGGGTGTCTTCATTCTAATCCCCAGCGAGAGGACAGCCAGTTGCTCTAATGGGGAGTATGAACCTCAGCAGAGGTTACCGGCAGGTAATGAAAGGCCACAGTCCAGAGATGCTTCCTCCAGCAATTGTCACCCAAATCAATCTGCAGTTTTGCTAATTAGCAGAAAAGATGTCACAGATGGGTTTCCATTGATTAAATCATGGCTTTGTTAATTAGCATAACACATCAGAAACGGTCTTTCATTGATGGAATTAGTGGTATTTCAATTAGTTGGCTAGAAATACTGGGGGGAGGCATTTCTGGCCTTGCAAGAACAGGATATGGAAATCAGTTGCTCCCTGCGGTCTGTGCCCTGCGGGATGGCAGCCCTGGCTTGATTCCTGTGTCCAGATGCAAATTCCAAGGGTTTCAATGGTCAGCAAGTCTTAGCTTTGGGAGGAGTAATCCAGAAGAATGGTGGGCTGGTGGTCCAGCAAGCTTCCCAAGTTTGTTCAGATGTTTGGCACCCGCTTGGTCGTGAGTGTCCACACGCAGAGGGCTCCCACCAGAGCAAGCCTTTATGCACCTCCCCGGGGCACAGCAGGAAGGCTCCTAGTTCTTtctgtccacctaatctatcTGTGCAGAGCCAAGAGCATCTGTGAAAAAGAATCCAGTGGTTCTGCATCTGCGCATGGGCCGGGTCACTCTGCAATGtgatattaaatgaaagaaagcaaGATACAAAATGGAATGATCTATGGAGTATCATCACAGTTAGAGGGAGGAAATGCTACAAGTCTTTCAGCCAAGTCTCTGTCACATCCTCCCTTGGTGGTAACCATTTTTCCTGCTCACCTGTCTCTGTGCTCTTTGTAGAGACACAGGTGTGACATCCACGCCTAAGCAAAGAGCAGGGATCTAGAGGAAGCACCAGCCACCCCCTCAGTCCCCAAAGAGAAGGGCACTCCAGGGTTGAGATTCCCGTGGGACCTGAGAACAGAGGAGTCTGGGGCACAGGGCAAAGATGTGTGAGCTGAGAAGGGACATGTGATATCCAGTTCTCAGGAAGCCCCACTCAGCCCAGGCAGCCTTCACGCGTCAGCCTCCAGCAAGGGCAATGGTGGGTGGCGGGTGCTTGGCCAGGCTGGAGCAGGGAGGCAGCCAGCACAGGCGGGAGAGCTcaccctcttcctttcccttccccagtcCTCCTGGCCAGTGAAGGAGGAGGAGACCACCTTCCCTTACTCCCCCGCAGAAGCCCAAGTGGACCCATGGAGTTGTGTTTGGAAGGTGACAGAAGGTGGGATGACACCAGAAGATGCTCTCTGCATGTTGGATTTTCTCCTTCCTGTTGCACAGAAATACAGTACTGCTGCTGAAAGCAAGCTTATTCTGCCTCCAGTGTGGCAACCAGCTCAGGCTGATGAAGCCCTACTGCCAGAGGAGAACCTACTTGTGCTACCAGCTGAAGCTTGCCAATGCCCCTCTTGACAAAGACTATTTTTGGAACAAGGTGCCAAGTGGGCTCTGGGCCAGGGGCTAATCTGTCCCATGTGCGGGGAACACGCTGAGGCTTAGCTGGGTCTGAGCTACCCCAGCTTCCCCGGACTCTCCACGTTCTTTCCCAACGCTGGGCCTCTGCAGAAGCAGAATGCTCTTCCTGCCCCTCTTTGAGAAGATAATGTTTACTCTTCTGCGTCACCGCTCAGTCACTGTTTGTGGGCAGCCTGGTGCTCTTCCAAGAACTGAACGCTGAGCTTCACCTGCAAGAACTCCAACATACACCTGTCCCCTTGCTTTTCCGCCTCTCTCTCAACCTGCCctgtccctccttcctcccacacTGACCTGCTCCTTGGGGACCCTATGTTCAAACATCTTCAGACAGCGTCCCAGGCAAGTGTCCAAAGGTGAGGTCTGCAAAGCATGGGCAATCATGCCACAGGGGTGTCTGTTTGCTGACCCACCTCCTCCTGTGGGTGCTGGGACCCTGGTCTGGTCTGGGTCAAGCTGTGGGTGCTTTGGGACTGCTGAGTCAATGGATGAGTGAGTGAATTAATTGATCATGAGGGAAAGAAGGAGGTTCTTTCCCTGTCCTAGGCCAGTTTACATGCTCAGAAGTTCACAGGGCAGAGCCCCTCACTCCCGATTCCACCCTCAGGACATAAcctctggcctctgccttctAACCAacccttccttttctctgtcagGAACCCCACGCCTAGAAAAAGCACCATGCAGACATTTGCTTTCTTAACAAGATCAGGTCACTGCAGCTGGACAAAACTCAGAGCTAGTCTGTTGGTGCTAACATCGTTTGcccacttcatgtctctgtcacattttggtaattctcacaatatttcaaacttttgcatattgttgtatttgttatggtgTCTGTGATCAGCAactacaactcactgaaagctcacaTGATGGTTAGCATATTTTAGcatcaagtatttttaaattaagatctGTACATTGTAGACATAATGCCAGTGCATACTTTACATAGAGTACAATATAGTATACGCATGGCTGTTATATGTAGggggaaacaaaaaaattcacttgactcaTGCAATATTTGCTTCATCATGAGGTTCTGAAATGAAGCCTACAAtctctctgaggtatgcctgcacAGCAGACTGGGTGATGGACAGGTGGAAGCTGGCATATGCACAGCTTGGAAGTTGGGAGATTGGGTCAGCACACCCAGGGGCAACCCTCAACCAGCGACGGATGGCACCCGCTGGGTGATGCTCCCCGCCTCATCCTTTGAGAATGGACAGCTCTGGGGACATCTGTCTATTTCTCAGGCGGTCTCAGGTGGAATGACACATTAGTTGCCTTAATGGTGACCTGGTAACACACCTTCTAAtggcttttcctcctttcttgacCCATTCCAACCCCTCACCCCTGCTCCTTGGATCACTTCCTAAATATGCCCCTTTATAAAATCTTTTACTTAAGCTCTGCTTTTGGAGGTGACCAAAGTGATCTCCAAACCTGCTTCTCCCCATTTAGCCTCCATCAGACAAAGAACCACCCTTTACCCAGTCGTCCAAACTGGAAACCTGCACATAATCGTGACACCTCCCTCACCTTCGCACCAAATTTTTGGCATGTCTTGACAATTCTATGCATAAGGGTATCGCCAGCCCATCCATTCTGCACCCCCTTTCACTGACACGCCCATGGCTGTGGTCTCCACCCCCACATCCCCCACCTGAGTGGCCACAGCAGCCTCTTCCCTCTTCTGCCTGCCGCCAGCCCTGCCCACTCCCTCCCAGGATCTACTCTCAGGCAGGGAAGCTCAGTGCAGGTGAGCCTGGGGGGCTCTCCCATCTCCCGCTCAGTTTTGGTCTGACCACCACTCGCTGGGGTCAGGCAGGTGTGCTGGGCTTGGCCGAACAGAACAGTAGGTGAGGGCTCGCCTGGCCGCCCCTGGGTTCCCGCggcaggaagcagagaaaaggtGGAGGAGAGAGCAGAAGCGCGGCCCACTCCCTGCAGGGGCCGTAACAGGGGCCACTGCCCATCTTCACGCCCTCTTCCACGTCCCAACCACTTTCTTGCCCACCACCCAAATCAATCTTCACTGTATGTCTGGGGGGCTTAGAAAACTGACCACCACCACATACACCTCCAGACTAACTTTCTGAGATCACGGTCAGTAACTCATGCACCTGGGGTCTAAATCTCAGGCTGCCACCCCGGGGCTGGAGGTGGCGCCATCAGAGAGAAGGCTCGAAGACaagagctttttttaaaatcatctttaatgtattcttaataattttttgccTTGTTTACCAGATAAATCATCTAAATAAATAGATGCTATACAGTCTCTTACCAATATCAGTACAAAAATAAAACCGTGCTCTGCATCCACTCTCGCTCCCCAGCACACTTAGAAAAGGCATGTGCTTGGAATCAACTCGTGCCCCCAACCCCTCCCGAATACATTCATTTTGTCTGAACAAAGCTCAACGCTCATTCTGTGCAAAGAAAGTGTTCTCATGCTGAGACCTGGAGGCTGGGCTGGCCACTTATAAAGCAGAAGCTGGACCACCTTACGCAAGCATAGCGCCACCCCCCGAGcgggagaggaggagaaagctGGCGATGGGGTTGCCACCCGGAGTGTTGCGCACCGGGGCGCCCAGCAGGCCTCGGCTGCGGCACTGTAAGTGGCCATGCCAGGGGTGGGGGGACACTCTCCACACCCCATCCCACAGCAAAAGAAAAGTACCAACTGGTCTCTCTACATTCAAGATGTATGGGGGCTGAGGGAAGGAAAGACAGGTGGTCCAACTCTCTGAGCCCCCAACCCCCATGAGTACTGGCCTTCTGGGGTGGGCGACAGAGCAGGAGGTCAGTGGGCTCCTTGCTACACCCTGCTGGGACACTCAGGGCCACACCCAACTCCTCCCAGAGGTCTCTGTCCTGGGTAGGGCAAGGTCCTAACAGCACAGAGCCCTTTCCCCAGGGAGCCCTGGCTCCCCAGGTCCCCTTCCTGAGACGCATGGAGCTCTGTGGGCCCCAAAGGGCTAAGTAAGAGGCAGGAAGTGCTCCTGCAGCAAACAGAATCAAAGGAAAGCCCCCAAACCCCAAGCCCGCGGACTGCACCAACAGTTCTGTGAAAGTGCCAGTGACGCAGGAAGAGAGGTCCCATGTCCTCACAGGGAGGAGGACTATGACTTCTTTGGGAAGCTGCCACCAGAGGCCCAAATCCACGGCCACCATCTTCTAGTTCTGGAGAGGCCCCCTCCGCCGCCCACTGCCCTCCACCACCCTCCCCTCTGCTGGGAGCCCCTGTCCTGGGAGAGCTCCCACCTCcaggctgcccctcccctccccagcgcCCCACGGCTGGGTGGGCGGGGTTTCTGCTGCCCCTCTTTTCCCTGACCCACCCCCACATGCACCTCTAGACTAGCTCTTAGGCTGGGGATGAATCAAGTCACCCAAGAGGGGTCCATCCCTCAGTGGAAGCACTGAATTGACCCTGGACAAAGATGGAttaaggaggaaggggagagactCAGGGACTAGGAACTTGCCAGCAGGGCACCCCAAACAAAAATGGGGTGCTGGCTGTCTTTGGTTTGGGAACTCAGGGAGAAGGGGCCTGGGAGAAGAATGGCCCTGGCCTTGCCTCAGCAGGGGGTGTGTGGACTACCTCGGGGCAAAACAGAGTGGGGGTAAgcctgggagagggcaggtggggtgcAGGACCCGAGGGCCCCGCCTCTGACAGTGGGATGGGTGGAGGGAGCCGGCCTTACATGCCCCTCCTTTGCCCTCCCCCAGGCTGACTTTCTCCCTACATAGGGCCAGGGTAGGGAACAAGTCACTCTTCACTGCCAGGGGTGCTTCTAGCCCACAGGCATATTTGCGGCGACTAGAAAATGAGCGCCCCTCCTCCTGGGGGGCACAGCCCCTTGCCGGGCGTGGGGCTTGTGCACCTCCTGGCCCACCGCCCACTGCAGCCCGACTGCAGGAAGACACGGCAGAGGTGCCCTCACAGGAACACAGGGTCAGTCCCAGCAGGGCCTTAGGGCAGATGGGGGCGAGTGTCAGCAGCAGTcggggctccctccctccccgacAGCCCGTACCCACCCAGGGCTTGGCTGAGCTGGATGGGAgggcagagaaagaggagaacGGGATGGGCTGAAAAGTCACCTGAGTCCGAGAGAACAGGAGCCCCTCGGGGGAAGAAAGGCCAGACCCCCTCATAGCCTGTGCTGATGCCTGGCACACCTGCGGCTGGCCAGGTGAAGCCACAAAACCACACCTGCACGCCTGGAACGTGGCGGCTGTCTCACCCGCATGCCAGACCCCTGCCCTCTGCTGACAGCTGTGAGCAAGCTGAGCTGGGACAAAGGTGCCCCACGGGGTGCCCTGCAAGGTGGGGTGAGTGTGGGGTGCCTGCAGCAGGTTCTTTTGTGCTGTCAATCCCCCCATGCTCACCTGGTCACGGTTTCCAGACAGGAGGTATGGAGACACGTGCACAGGCAGGAGGGCACAAGGGTGGGACAGTGTGCACACCTGTGCGGATGGGTGTGCTCACGAGTGTTCCTCACAGGCCGGGCGTGGGGCGCAGAACTCTGAGCAGAAGCCACTCTGCTCAGCCGCAGCTGCCACCAGAGGAGAGGCAGAGTCTCCCCGGAGGACATGGGATGCACTCGTCACCTCCAACCCTCCTCTCTGACCTGGTCACTTCTGGTCACAGCCAGCTTCTACATCCCACCATGAAGCTGGAGTGAAAAGTTACAGACAAAGAAAGGACAAGGGGAGCCGAGCAGGAAGGCTGGGGTGGGCTGCtctgggaagggcttgggtctcccGTCCTTGAGCTCCTAGAACAGCCGCCGCACCTCCAGAGAACGGGGACGGCGGTGTCCATCCAGGGGCCGGTGGCCCTGTCTCTATCCTGCCCTGGAGAGGCTCCCCGACTCACAGGGAAGCTCCAGGCCTCTCCAGCCCCCCAAACAGACCCTGAGGCCCCTCTGTAAACATGACACGCAGAGCAAGCGCAGGGTGGTGGGGAAGTGTTGTGTCTTCCCCCTTCTCCTGTTACAtatgcttttaaataaaataattaacccgcccccaacccctccccatctCTGGAAGTTCCCACCCCAAGCCcaaaagaaaacagtttaagAAGAGTAAAAACGGTGATTCAGAACTTCCCACTGCGGTCTCGGAAGAAGCCCTCAGCTGCCTGGGCCTCACGGAAGGTGACGGTGATGGAATTGGCGGTGATATCGGTCACTGTCACTTCACTTGGCGGGAGCGCAGGTGTCCAAAGAGGGGGCCCCTCGGCCAGATCTGCATCAACTGTAGCCATGGGAGAGACACGGGGGACAACACTGACACAAGGTGGAGAAGAAGGGAGCAGGGGGCTGTGTGCAACCCACGCCCCACACCAGGTCTTCCTGAGGCCCCCGCCAGCTTAGGGCCACCTCAAGGCAGGGCACACGGGAGGAGATCACTACACTTATCCTTCCTGGCTGGGCAAGAGTTTGTCTGGAGCAGCACCACAGAAAGAACTGTGGGCTGGGCGCCAGGGTCCCTGCAGGCTATGTGGCCTCAGGGGCACCCTCAGACCATTCCAATGACACTTGTTCCTGATGACTTAAGAGACCTTTCTAGCCCTGAGGGTCTGTGGGCCTGGCTCTCTTACCCTCCTCTTCAGGGGGCTGCTCAGCAGGCTCCCACTCGCCGGCCAACTGCAGGACCTCCGGGGCTGGTGACTCCTGCAGGAAGAGCTCCCGTGGATGGCTGTGACTCTCCAGGTCGGGCCCACGGGGCGGGAACTTCTTGCGTGAGAGCCGCAGGTACTTGTGGGCCTTGCGCGGCTTGCTGAGCGGGAAGGGCAGGGTGGGCACCAAGGGGCCCTTGTCCACCAGCTCAGGTGCCCCTGCCTTGACCACCCCCTCGGGGCTCCCGCTGCCGAGTGGGCGCGTCAGGGAGAAGCAGAGCTTCTCCTTGCCCTTGGCCTTGTGGGAGCTCCGCAGGTCCATGCTGTACAGCCGCTGCGGGGGCAAGGCAGGGCACGGCGGGTcagccctgccctcccacccactgCCGcgcctttgctcatgctgttcctCCAACCCGGAGTTCCCTTCCCCATCTTTCATGGCCCAGAACCAGCTGGCACTCCAACCCCAGCCCCAGGTCTGGCGCGGCTCAGCCACACATCCTGGCCCCACCATGCAGCCTAATCTGCCGGGGGGCCGTCAGTGGCTCAGGGATGGGGGTGGCGGGGCACGTTCCTTTGGTACACCTGTAAGAAGTACCAACCAAAAACTGACCAACAAAGAACTTAGTTGGATTTACAAGGCAGAGAAATTAAGGAGTTATCCTTCATTATAGGAAAGGAATTTTTGCTTACTTTTGGGAGCTGAAACAGCCAGTCTACTAGGGAGATGATGGGAGGCAGAGGGCTAAGTTTCTTGAGGCAAGTTAACcccagagtacacacagcactgGGGGGCACCAAGTCACACAGCCACAAGGTCGGGACTTTGCCAGCAGCCTGCAGGTGCCCCCTGACCCCTCCAGGACACTCCTTGGCTCTGAGTGACAGAAGAGGCCCGATGTGAATCCAGCCCACCGCTGAGGCCCCCCTTCACTTTTGTTAACATGGGGCTGTGGGACATATTCTTATACAAGCCCAGGGCTGGAGTTTTGTAATTCGGTGAGTGTCTGACTTTGGAGAAATTTATACAAGTCTAAGAAGGATCCTTGGTGCTAAGGTGTTTTGAGGGCCTGGATCACTTTGGACAGTATCTTTTACTGCCACCTGTCACCAGAGGTTCCCAGGAAGAGTGAGGCCATCACATGGGACCTGTAGGTCAAGTACCTCCAAGCTGGGAGCAAAGATCACAGGTGCAGCCTCCATTCTCCAGTCCCACCTGGCAATGCCGTCCCTCAGCGCAGGGTGCAGATGGTTAGGGGATGTGAGAGGATGCAGAACTGGGAGGGACTGGGAAGATACTGCAATACTAGGGGACTTATCTTACACGCAGCTTTATCAAAACTGCTCCTTCAGCCTGGCGCACAGGTCATCACAAGCCCAGCCAACTCGCCTATGATCCTGAAAAGGACTCATCTTTGGCCTTGTCCATCTCAGCACGAGAGAACTACAGTTACTAACGGACCCAGGAGCACCAGAATCAGACCTGGATTCATCCAGCTCTGTGATGCTCAACTAATGGcctccttgagcctcagttttgtcaGTGAAACAATGATGAAACTGCACCGGCCAGCCTCCAAGAGGGCCCCAAGGATGGGATTAACACCCATATGCCATCCCCCAGCTCGGAACACTGTGGCGTGGGACTTCTGAGGCTGGGTCACACTAAAGACGCTGTGCTTCTCCCTTGCTCTCTCTTGGATCACCCACTCCAGGAAGCTAGTGGCCATACTGTGAGGCCACTCAGTGGCCCTAAGGAGAAGTCCCCATGGTGAGGGACCAAGCCACCTGCCAACATCCAGCACTAACTGGCTGGGCATGCGAGTAGATCTGCACATGGAAGCAGGTCGTCCAGCCACAGTCAAACCTTCAGGTGGTGCAGCCCTGGTTGACAAATGAATGTACCCCAGATCTGAATCACTCAAGAACCAGCTAAAGAACTCTCAAATTCCTGGCCCACCAAGACACCAAGACTATGTGATACAGTGTTTATTGCTTTTAAGTTGTTTAGTTGTTAAGGTAATTtattatacagcaatagataaccaatACACCTTCCACATAGGTTTGGTGTGTGGATGATGTGTGTTTATTTATGAGCAGCACCAAGAACATAgcttagcacagagaagatgtcTGATAGACAGATGCTAGTTTCCTTCCTGGGACCCAGTTCATACCGAACCCCTGTGTAAAAGGCCCACTGCATGAAGAGGGGCTTGTCTATTCAGACAAAAGCCTCAGGTGATCTAAAACCAAGAATGGGCAGGAGACTGGACATGCATGTGGACTAAGAAGTCTTATTTGTTGGCTTCAACACCTGGGTGGGCCTTATTAAACAGAGCTGGTATTCTTATCATACtggttttatagatgagaaactcAAGCTCAGAGCAGCTAAGACACTTGCCTCGCATCACTCCAGGTTCCATTTGCTTTTCAGTGCAAAGCAGTCAAGTCAGCCAAGTGGCCCCAAGACCTGGGTAATTTGGGATGTTGCAGTCTAGACACACACCTACAGCAAAGGACTGGAAAAGGAGGCCCTGTATGTTTCTTCTCACTCAAAAATGACATGTTTCTAGGACATCCCAAAGCTACAGTTGAAGAATTCTAAGTCTCCTTTTCTTGGATTCTAAAATTCCAGGCTCCCGTGCTTCCTCAATTCTAAAGTTTATGTTTCTAAGTTTCTCAAATACGACAATTTTGTGTTTTGGGGACTTTTGAGCATCAAAAACGCTTACTTACAATACTCTAAGCTCTCAAAG
Coding sequences within it:
- the CBX7 gene encoding chromobox protein homolog 7 isoform X2: MELSAIGEQVFAVESIRKKRVRKGKVEYLVKWKGWPPKYSTWEPEEHILDPRLVMAYEEKEERDRASGYRRRGPKPKRLLLQRLYSMDLRSSHKAKGKEKLCFSLTRPLGSGSPEGVVKAGAPELVDKGPLVPTLPFPLSKPRKAHKYLRLSRKKFPPRGPDLESHSHPRELFLQESPAPEVLQLAGEWEPAEQPPEEEVDADLAEGPPLWTPALPPSEVTVTDITANSITVTFREAQAAEGFFRDRSGKF